The Patescibacteria group bacterium genome window below encodes:
- the rplM gene encoding 50S ribosomal protein L13 yields MSKQTNLRQRHILDAEGMAIGRLATKAATLLRGKHKPSFEPHKDEGDFVEVVNLSKAVFTGKKMDQKKYYSYSGYPGGLKTKAMSEVFVKEPGEVLRRAVKQMLPNNRLCNDMIKRLSVK; encoded by the coding sequence ATGTCCAAACAAACAAATTTAAGACAAAGACACATTCTTGACGCTGAAGGTATGGCGATTGGTCGTTTAGCCACTAAGGCGGCTACTCTTTTGCGTGGTAAACATAAACCGAGTTTTGAACCTCATAAAGATGAGGGAGATTTTGTTGAGGTTGTTAATCTTAGTAAAGCGGTTTTTACCGGCAAGAAAATGGATCAAAAAAAATATTACAGCTATTCAGGTTATCCAGGGGGTCTTAAAACCAAAGCCATGTCTGAGGTTTTTGTTAAAGAACCTGGAGAGGTTTTACGCCGTGCTGTTAAACAAATGTTGCCAAATAACCGTTTGTGCAACGACATGATAAAACGTTTGTCTGTTAAATAA
- a CDS encoding flippase, with product MTVKIANIAKNTSYFTLALVIQKIISLTYFTIYARELGPADLGQYYFAISITSIFSIFLDIGIGNVITREVAKYQEKARSYVANVLGLKFILGFMTLSVLFVWTQAWEYNELTKHLIYISAASMILDGFTATFYAALRGFHNLFHESIASVVFQLIVLFSSLMIFARGLSIEWLMASLVLASLFNLIYSAIIGYRVKGLSLKPTLNKVILKPLLIIAAPFAVFLLFQRSYTYFDSVLLFKLAGDYALGIYQIPFKIILALQFLPMAFVASLYPALSSYWHNNKEQLSVTFTRAINYSLILSIPVAVGVIIMAEPIVALFQSGFAEAANPLRLSMLAIPFIFLGYPVGSLLNACDKQKRNTINMGITALASIILNLILIPKFGVLGACLTVVLTSFLMLILGWSVVPKIIEGSFYKTFKLFPKIILAGLIMGFGVYWLKDYWHPVLVIAVGAMLYGIALFLVRAITLNDLKSIYSSFVK from the coding sequence ATGACTGTTAAAATTGCCAATATAGCCAAAAACACTTCTTACTTTACCTTGGCTTTGGTTATCCAAAAGATTATTTCTCTGACTTATTTTACTATTTATGCCAGAGAGCTTGGGCCAGCTGATTTAGGGCAATATTATTTTGCGATTTCCATTACTTCTATTTTTTCTATTTTCCTGGATATTGGTATAGGGAATGTTATAACTAGAGAAGTAGCTAAGTATCAGGAAAAGGCTCGTTCTTATGTGGCTAATGTTTTGGGGTTAAAATTCATTTTAGGATTTATGACCTTAAGTGTTTTATTTGTTTGGACCCAAGCTTGGGAATATAATGAGCTAACCAAGCATCTGATTTATATTTCGGCGGCTTCCATGATCCTGGACGGTTTTACTGCTACTTTTTATGCAGCTTTAAGGGGTTTTCATAATTTATTTCATGAAAGTATCGCTTCGGTGGTTTTTCAGTTAATTGTTTTGTTTTCCAGCTTAATGATTTTTGCCCGTGGCTTATCCATAGAATGGTTAATGGCTAGCTTGGTTTTGGCTAGTTTGTTTAATCTGATTTATTCCGCTATTATCGGTTACAGAGTTAAGGGGTTATCTTTAAAGCCGACTTTAAATAAAGTGATTTTAAAACCCTTATTGATTATTGCCGCACCTTTTGCTGTTTTCTTGCTTTTTCAAAGATCATATACCTATTTTGACTCTGTTTTACTTTTTAAGCTGGCAGGTGACTATGCACTCGGTATTTACCAAATACCTTTTAAAATTATTTTAGCCTTACAATTTTTACCCATGGCTTTTGTAGCTTCGCTTTACCCAGCTCTAAGTTCATATTGGCATAATAATAAAGAACAATTGTCCGTAACCTTTACTCGGGCGATTAATTATTCTTTAATTCTATCTATTCCAGTAGCTGTTGGGGTTATTATTATGGCTGAGCCGATTGTTGCTCTTTTTCAGTCCGGGTTTGCGGAAGCAGCTAATCCTTTACGTTTATCCATGTTGGCTATTCCTTTTATCTTTTTGGGTTATCCAGTTGGCTCCCTGCTTAACGCTTGTGATAAACAAAAGCGTAATACGATCAATATGGGTATCACGGCCTTGGCTAGTATTATTTTAAACTTAATATTAATCCCAAAATTCGGTGTACTGGGAGCCTGTTTAACAGTTGTCTTAACCAGTTTTCTTATGTTAATCTTAGGTTGGTCGGTGGTACCAAAAATTATTGAAGGTAGTTTTTATAAAACCTTTAAGCTTTTTCCAAAAATTATTTTGGCCGGCTTGATTATGGGTTTTGGGGTATATTGGCTTAAGGATTATTGGCATCCAGTTTTGGTTATAGCGGTAGGTGCCATGTTATATGGTATTGCGCTTTTCTTGGTTAGAGCAATAACCTTAAATGACCTAAAAAGCATTTATAGTTCTTTTGTTAAGTAG
- a CDS encoding glycosyltransferase family 4 protein — protein sequence MKTVLLAIEYPPAIGGVENYYGNLHKYWPDEIITVDNSQNQLLKKSGPLKWRAALLTVFRLCRQARPDWIIAGEILPLGTVSWLLSYFFPFRYAVVLHGYDFSLAIKGSRKRFLTKAIIKRAGLVVCANSYTAVLVQNFLPQQKKIAVINPGVEIKAKPSSEEIIAWREKYNLQNYPFILTVARLVERKGIDRVIAAMPTIINRYPDFRYVIIGGGSDEERIKKLIQRSGVTDNIMLLNNLDDQARDLALAACDIFVLTARNMGGDYEGFGIVYLEAGAFTKAVVAGLSGGVGDAVEDGYNGLRVDEENSSLIAETLIKLIDDENLRRRLGQNGLEKARRSEWSQRVKAFYQALKNHLD from the coding sequence ATGAAAACAGTTTTATTGGCCATTGAATATCCTCCGGCGATTGGTGGAGTAGAAAATTATTACGGTAATTTGCATAAATATTGGCCAGATGAAATTATTACTGTGGATAATTCGCAAAACCAATTACTTAAGAAAAGTGGACCACTTAAATGGCGAGCAGCTCTTTTAACTGTTTTTCGTCTTTGCCGGCAAGCGAGACCAGATTGGATTATTGCCGGAGAAATTTTGCCACTTGGTACTGTAAGTTGGCTCTTGTCTTATTTTTTTCCTTTTCGTTATGCGGTGGTATTACATGGATATGATTTTAGCTTGGCTATTAAAGGGTCTAGAAAAAGATTTTTAACTAAAGCGATTATTAAAAGAGCGGGCTTGGTGGTTTGTGCTAATAGTTATACCGCTGTTTTAGTGCAAAACTTCTTGCCCCAGCAAAAAAAGATCGCGGTTATTAATCCCGGGGTGGAGATTAAAGCAAAACCGTCCAGTGAAGAAATTATCGCTTGGCGAGAAAAATACAACTTACAAAATTATCCTTTTATTTTAACGGTGGCACGTTTAGTGGAAAGAAAGGGAATTGACCGGGTAATTGCGGCTATGCCGACTATTATTAATCGTTATCCTGATTTTAGGTATGTGATCATTGGGGGTGGATCGGACGAGGAAAGAATAAAAAAATTAATTCAAAGATCTGGAGTGACAGATAACATAATGTTGTTAAATAACTTGGATGATCAGGCAAGAGACTTAGCTTTAGCGGCCTGTGATATTTTTGTTTTAACAGCTAGGAACATGGGAGGTGATTATGAAGGTTTTGGCATTGTTTATCTTGAAGCCGGAGCTTTTACTAAGGCGGTGGTAGCGGGTTTGAGCGGTGGCGTAGGGGATGCGGTGGAAGATGGTTATAACGGCTTAAGGGTGGATGAAGAAAACTCTTCTTTAATTGCTGAAACTTTAATTAAGCTGATAGATGACGAGAACTTACGTAGACGCCTTGGACAAAACGGCTTGGAAAAAGCTCGTCGCTCTGAGTGGAGTCAAAGAGTGAAGGCTTTTTATCAGGCGCTGAAAAATCATTTAGATTAA
- the infA gene encoding translation initiation factor IF-1, which translates to MSNSKDFIELEGEVLELMPAASFRVKLDNGHEIMAHLSGKMRMFRIRLAPGDRVKVEMSPYDLTKGRITYRL; encoded by the coding sequence ATTAGCAATTCCAAAGATTTTATTGAGCTTGAAGGTGAAGTTCTTGAACTTATGCCGGCGGCTTCTTTTAGAGTTAAGCTTGATAATGGTCATGAAATCATGGCCCATTTATCTGGTAAGATGAGAATGTTTCGCATTCGTCTTGCACCAGGAGATAGGGTTAAGGTTGAGATGAGCCCTTATGATTTAACTAAAGGCAGGATAACTTACCGCCTGTAA
- the rpsK gene encoding 30S ribosomal protein S11 — protein sequence MEKQKANRQAAKGKRKKKSAPKRVNSGKAFVNSSYNNTIVTLTDNDGNVLSWANAGLAGFRGPKKSTPYAAQIITRIAVEKAKEYGLSEVKVFVKGVGTGRESAVRALNANGLNVTYIKDITPLPHNGCRSRKPRRV from the coding sequence TTGGAAAAACAAAAGGCTAATCGTCAGGCCGCTAAAGGTAAGCGTAAGAAAAAAAGCGCACCTAAGCGAGTTAACTCAGGTAAGGCTTTTGTTAATTCAAGCTATAATAATACCATTGTCACCCTAACAGATAACGACGGTAATGTTTTATCATGGGCCAATGCCGGTTTAGCTGGTTTTCGTGGTCCTAAAAAGTCCACTCCTTACGCTGCGCAGATTATTACTAGAATTGCTGTGGAAAAAGCTAAAGAATACGGACTGAGCGAGGTTAAGGTTTTTGTTAAGGGAGTTGGTACTGGCAGAGAGTCGGCTGTTAGAGCCCTTAACGCTAACGGTTTGAATGTTACTTATATTAAAGATATAACGCCTTTACCGCATAACGGTTGTCGTAGCCGTAAACCTCGTCGCGTTTAA
- the rpsI gene encoding 30S ribosomal protein S9 produces MTEMKKTTIDKKSSTEQDFSKRKYLEALGKRKTSGARVRLYQGGKGVIIINDKSLQEYFPVAIDQTVIVQPLKAAAMDQSLDITVKVRGGGKHGQAEAVRHGIAMGLLALDKDLRAILKSNGWLTRDARKKERKKPGLRKARRAPQWSKR; encoded by the coding sequence ATGACTGAAATGAAAAAAACCACCATTGATAAGAAGTCAAGTACTGAGCAGGATTTTTCCAAAAGAAAATACCTGGAAGCTTTAGGTAAAAGAAAAACTTCCGGTGCCAGAGTTAGACTTTATCAGGGCGGTAAGGGTGTGATAATCATCAATGATAAATCTTTACAAGAATATTTTCCAGTAGCTATTGACCAAACTGTTATTGTTCAACCCCTTAAAGCGGCGGCTATGGACCAAAGTTTGGATATTACGGTTAAAGTTAGAGGAGGCGGTAAGCATGGACAAGCAGAAGCTGTTAGACACGGTATTGCTATGGGTCTTTTGGCTTTAGATAAAGATTTGCGAGCTATCCTTAAATCTAACGGTTGGTTAACCAGAGACGCCAGAAAGAAAGAAAGAAAGAAGCCTGGACTTAGAAAAGCCCGAAGAGCACCACAGTGGAGCAAGCGTTAA
- a CDS encoding DUF192 domain-containing protein: MKKTNNIIKILALFLLVILVAFFIFREFNVGLFNNDKHNTVQERDGADKGDGFDKNIIKDKHFQTEINGQLIYLEQALTPAEHYLGLSHRESLCEQCGMLFVFPDSIERTFVMREMNFSLDIVWLNGGEVIGLDENLEPEQAPPYRLYDSPAPVDRVLELPSGGASRYNLKIGDKLLLP, from the coding sequence ATGAAAAAAACAAATAATATAATAAAAATTTTAGCTTTGTTTTTATTGGTTATATTGGTTGCTTTTTTTATTTTTAGAGAATTTAATGTTGGTTTATTTAATAATGATAAGCATAATACTGTACAAGAAAGAGATGGGGCAGATAAGGGAGATGGGTTTGATAAAAATATAATTAAAGATAAGCATTTTCAAACTGAAATTAACGGACAATTAATTTATCTTGAACAAGCCTTAACTCCAGCTGAGCATTATTTGGGATTAAGTCATAGGGAATCTTTGTGCGAGCAATGCGGTATGTTATTTGTTTTTCCCGATAGCATAGAAAGAACTTTTGTGATGAGAGAGATGAATTTTTCTTTGGATATAGTTTGGCTTAATGGAGGAGAGGTTATAGGTCTTGATGAAAACTTAGAGCCTGAACAAGCTCCACCTTATCGTCTTTATGATTCTCCGGCTCCTGTGGATCGCGTATTAGAGTTGCCCTCAGGTGGAGCTTCGCGTTATAATTTAAAGATAGGCGATAAGCTTCTTTTGCCTTAA
- the rplQ gene encoding 50S ribosomal protein L17, with translation MRHRKTTKILGRKKAPREMMLRNLASSILLYEKVTTTEAKAKTVRSLVERLITVSKSGDLAARRLLIKDLPQPLAVKKSMDILGKRYQDRPGGYTRIVKLGNRVGDGSKMVQIELV, from the coding sequence ATGAGACATAGAAAAACAACAAAAATTTTGGGCAGAAAAAAAGCACCACGTGAAATGATGCTTAGGAATTTGGCGTCCAGTATTTTGCTTTATGAAAAAGTTACCACTACCGAAGCTAAGGCTAAAACCGTTAGGTCTTTAGTGGAGCGCCTTATTACAGTTTCTAAAAGCGGAGATTTGGCAGCTCGTCGTTTATTGATAAAAGATCTACCTCAACCCTTAGCTGTTAAAAAGTCTATGGATATTTTGGGTAAGCGCTATCAGGATCGTCCAGGCGGTTATACTAGAATAGTTAAACTGGGCAACAGAGTTGGTGACGGATCAAAAATGGTACAAATTGAGCTTGTTTAA
- the rpoA gene encoding DNA-directed RNA polymerase subunit alpha, with product MNTIALPKKISFTESDEKNRATVSLEPLAPGYGTTLGNALRRVLLSSLPGAAVVGAKIEGATHEFMALPNVKEDVLQIMLNLKNVRFILDEGVNEARLELKADGEKIVKASDIVKQAGVTVVNPDQPIAQLTDVGATFNMEIFVSRGLGYETIENRENRKAELGYIDIDSIFSPIMAVALTVENVRVGKMVNWDKMMLDITTDGTLTIEEAFGQAVDILSSQINGVRSLLNGEVPEEENASEEGEGEATQEMKETEEVEEPKGKSAKKSTEDSEVSEEKSE from the coding sequence ATGAATACAATAGCTTTACCTAAGAAAATATCTTTTACCGAGAGCGATGAAAAAAATCGTGCTACGGTTTCTTTGGAGCCTTTAGCTCCTGGTTATGGAACTACTTTGGGCAACGCTTTGCGTCGTGTCCTACTTTCTTCTTTGCCGGGTGCTGCCGTGGTTGGTGCTAAAATAGAAGGCGCTACTCATGAATTTATGGCTTTACCTAACGTTAAGGAAGATGTTTTACAGATCATGCTTAACCTTAAAAATGTTCGTTTTATTTTGGATGAGGGAGTTAATGAGGCTCGTTTAGAACTTAAAGCGGATGGAGAAAAAATAGTTAAAGCTTCCGATATTGTTAAACAGGCCGGTGTAACAGTTGTTAATCCAGATCAACCGATTGCTCAGCTAACCGATGTAGGAGCGACTTTTAATATGGAAATTTTTGTTAGCAGAGGCCTGGGTTATGAAACTATTGAGAACCGCGAAAATCGTAAAGCTGAACTTGGTTATATTGATATTGATTCCATTTTTTCACCAATTATGGCTGTGGCCTTAACTGTGGAAAACGTTCGTGTTGGTAAGATGGTTAACTGGGATAAGATGATGTTGGATATTACCACCGACGGTACCCTAACTATTGAAGAGGCTTTTGGTCAGGCAGTGGATATTTTGTCTTCACAAATTAACGGAGTTAGGAGTTTATTAAACGGTGAAGTACCAGAAGAGGAGAATGCTTCAGAAGAAGGTGAAGGTGAAGCAACACAAGAAATGAAAGAAACAGAAGAAGTAGAAGAGCCGAAAGGAAAGTCTGCTAAAAAAAGTACTGAAGATTCAGAGGTATCTGAAGAAAAGTCTGAGTAA
- the rpsD gene encoding 30S ribosomal protein S4: MPLDNVQAKRPKKQSIYGLQLREKQKAKQMYGLREKQFFLTFNKAKKQGDAGEYLLRMLETRLDNVVYRFGLAITRAQARQMVGHALFEVNGRKVDIPSYQVKPGDLVAVRKSKKQKKLFNNVEDKLKKNILPGWLNFDPSEMSGKVLHEPKKEDLDQSINSQLIVEFYSR; this comes from the coding sequence ATGCCTTTGGATAATGTACAAGCTAAAAGACCTAAGAAGCAGAGTATTTACGGACTCCAGCTTCGTGAAAAGCAAAAAGCCAAGCAAATGTACGGCTTGCGTGAAAAGCAGTTTTTCTTGACTTTTAATAAAGCTAAGAAGCAAGGTGATGCCGGAGAATATCTTTTGCGTATGTTGGAAACCCGTCTTGATAACGTAGTCTATCGTTTTGGTTTGGCTATTACTAGAGCCCAAGCCAGACAAATGGTTGGACATGCTTTGTTTGAAGTTAATGGTCGTAAGGTGGATATCCCTTCTTATCAGGTTAAACCGGGTGATTTGGTAGCGGTTAGAAAATCCAAGAAGCAAAAGAAACTTTTTAATAATGTTGAAGACAAGTTAAAGAAAAACATTTTACCGGGCTGGCTTAACTTTGATCCAAGTGAAATGTCCGGCAAGGTTTTACATGAGCCGAAGAAAGAAGATTTGGATCAATCCATTAACAGTCAGCTGATTGTGGAATTCTACTCACGTTAA
- a CDS encoding glycosyltransferase family A protein — translation MISIIIPTYNHGPVIGDCLDSILRQSEKDWEVIVVNDGSTDQTEEILKHYQDKFPANRFSFFSKPNEGSNPSRNFGAVRAKGDFLLFSDDDLVMKEDMLALMKQTLNENPQSAFVYCSYKYGPKLFRLFPYSEERLRRMPYIHSTSLIRKEAFPGFDNNIKRLQDWDVWLTMLENGHRGIWIDQVLFEVKTGGHISSWVPKAFYKLFPFLPTVKKYKQAEAIIKAKHNLS, via the coding sequence ATGATTTCCATTATTATTCCAACTTACAACCATGGCCCGGTGATCGGGGATTGTTTGGACAGTATTTTAAGACAAAGCGAAAAAGATTGGGAAGTGATTGTCGTTAACGACGGTTCAACTGACCAAACTGAGGAGATTTTAAAACATTACCAAGATAAATTTCCGGCTAATAGGTTTAGTTTTTTTTCCAAGCCTAATGAAGGCTCTAATCCTAGTCGTAACTTTGGCGCCGTTAGAGCTAAGGGAGATTTTTTACTTTTTTCAGACGATGATTTAGTAATGAAAGAAGATATGCTGGCTTTAATGAAGCAGACTTTGAATGAGAATCCTCAATCAGCCTTTGTATATTGTTCTTATAAGTATGGACCAAAGCTTTTCAGGCTCTTTCCTTACAGTGAAGAAAGACTGCGTCGTATGCCCTATATTCACTCCACTTCCTTAATTAGAAAAGAAGCTTTCCCTGGTTTTGATAATAATATTAAAAGACTGCAAGACTGGGATGTTTGGCTTACTATGTTAGAAAACGGTCATCGGGGAATTTGGATTGATCAGGTGCTTTTTGAGGTAAAAACCGGAGGACATATTAGCTCTTGGGTACCCAAAGCTTTTTACAAACTATTTCCTTTCTTGCCCACCGTTAAAAAATACAAGCAAGCTGAGGCGATTATTAAAGCTAAACATAATTTGTCTTAA
- the rpmJ gene encoding 50S ribosomal protein L36, with the protein MKVRASVKKICKDCQIIRRKGRVMVICKTPKHKQRQG; encoded by the coding sequence ATGAAGGTTAGAGCTTCTGTTAAGAAAATTTGTAAAGATTGTCAGATTATTCGTCGTAAAGGACGGGTAATGGTTATCTGCAAAACCCCCAAGCATAAGCAGCGACAGGGTTAA
- the rpsM gene encoding 30S ribosomal protein S13, producing the protein MAVRIAGVMIPNDKRVEIALTYIYGIGRVVSNRVLVSAKINPDARVKDLKEEEVNRLRTLIEKDIKVEGDLRRDISANIKRLKDIGSYRGSRHAKHLPARGQSSKNNNRTVRGNIRKTASSGKKAVAQKT; encoded by the coding sequence ATGGCTGTCAGAATCGCCGGTGTAATGATCCCAAACGACAAAAGAGTGGAAATCGCTTTAACCTATATTTACGGTATAGGTAGAGTAGTTTCCAACAGAGTTTTGGTTTCCGCTAAGATTAATCCGGACGCCAGAGTTAAGGATCTTAAAGAAGAGGAAGTTAATCGCCTTAGAACCTTAATTGAGAAGGATATTAAAGTTGAGGGAGATTTGCGCCGAGATATTTCTGCTAATATTAAAAGACTTAAGGACATAGGTTCTTATAGGGGTTCAAGGCACGCCAAGCACTTGCCAGCTCGCGGACAAAGCAGTAAAAATAACAACAGAACAGTGCGAGGTAATATTAGAAAAACAGCTTCTTCTGGTAAGAAGGCGGTAGCGCAAAAAACTTAA
- a CDS encoding O-antigen ligase family protein, whose protein sequence is MNLLSKRFVFWFLFSLLTVETLSFIGFFERNVAYLTFVLVALVALILTLKNLKYGLWFLAAELVIGSHGYLLYGGSVESGLSLRITLWLIVMAVWFMNVLFKPRSYFNYYKEIFLNSAYRKPLIGILLVLFISAILGYFNNENSLWLIEAKRWIFALIFLPLLYVVRSRKDLMEIGVIILLSLAWSFLKTIFILYVFSHGFMPLMAEIYSWTRYSLLGEITRMNDGGFYRIFTQSHVFMIPAFLLAWLFSLKLPSIKNSLNLSLNKTWLRIIYSVLVFSSMVIIVGLSRSFWLGLLAACLVTVFLLLIKYKPNLLSVIKNLGALLVTLVFSLLLLLLVVKFPFPQPTTEIDYSLLTDRATKLDESAASARWFLLPVMWEGIKEAPLLGHGFGKTLTYYSTDPRVQESTVDGYYTTFAFEWGWLDIWLKTGLVGVFFALWLIWLILKEAYGLYKKSDNHEALIGLGLLGSTFALVVVHFFTPYLNHPLGMSYLIGLVLVLRVYNSK, encoded by the coding sequence ATGAATCTTTTAAGCAAACGTTTTGTTTTCTGGTTTCTTTTCTCCCTTTTAACGGTGGAGACTTTGTCTTTCATTGGTTTTTTTGAAAGAAACGTTGCGTATCTAACTTTCGTTTTAGTTGCCTTAGTGGCTTTGATTTTAACTTTAAAGAATTTAAAATACGGTCTTTGGTTTTTAGCCGCTGAATTGGTTATCGGCTCACATGGTTATCTTTTATATGGTGGCTCAGTGGAGTCGGGGCTGTCTTTAAGAATAACTCTTTGGCTGATTGTTATGGCTGTTTGGTTTATGAATGTTCTTTTTAAACCTCGTTCGTACTTTAATTATTATAAAGAGATATTTTTAAACTCAGCTTATCGTAAACCCCTTATAGGGATCTTGTTAGTTCTTTTTATTTCCGCTATTTTAGGTTATTTTAACAATGAAAACTCTCTTTGGTTAATTGAGGCGAAAAGATGGATTTTTGCCTTGATCTTTTTGCCCTTGCTTTATGTTGTTCGGAGTCGTAAGGACTTGATGGAAATAGGGGTTATCATTCTCTTGTCTTTGGCTTGGTCTTTTCTTAAAACAATTTTTATCCTCTATGTTTTTTCTCATGGTTTTATGCCTTTAATGGCTGAGATATATAGCTGGACTCGTTATAGTCTTTTAGGCGAAATTACTCGGATGAATGATGGAGGATTTTATCGTATTTTTACCCAGTCTCATGTTTTTATGATTCCGGCTTTTTTATTGGCTTGGTTGTTTAGTTTAAAATTACCTTCAATAAAAAATTCTTTAAATTTAAGTTTAAATAAAACTTGGTTAAGAATTATTTATAGTGTTTTGGTTTTTTCCTCTATGGTGATTATTGTTGGTTTATCCAGAAGTTTTTGGCTAGGTCTTTTAGCGGCTTGTTTGGTGACAGTTTTTCTTTTATTGATTAAATACAAGCCTAATCTATTATCTGTAATAAAAAACTTAGGAGCTCTTCTTGTAACTTTGGTATTTTCCCTACTTTTACTTTTATTGGTTGTTAAATTTCCTTTCCCCCAGCCGACCACAGAAATTGATTATTCTTTATTAACAGACAGGGCTACTAAACTTGATGAAAGTGCGGCTTCGGCTCGTTGGTTTCTTTTGCCTGTTATGTGGGAGGGGATTAAGGAAGCACCTTTACTTGGTCATGGTTTTGGCAAAACCCTAACTTATTATTCAACAGATCCAAGAGTCCAAGAATCTACAGTGGATGGTTATTATACCACCTTTGCTTTTGAATGGGGTTGGCTTGATATTTGGCTTAAGACAGGATTGGTTGGCGTATTTTTTGCTCTATGGCTTATTTGGCTTATCTTAAAAGAGGCTTATGGTCTTTACAAGAAGAGTGATAATCACGAAGCATTGATTGGTTTAGGTCTTTTAGGCTCAACTTTTGCTTTGGTAGTTGTTCATTTTTTCACCCCTTACCTTAATCATCCCTTGGGAATGTCTTATTTAATTGGTTTAGTTTTGGTTTTAAGAGTTTATAATTCCAAATAA